A genomic segment from Bacillus cereus G9842 encodes:
- the inhA2 gene encoding M6 family metalloprotease immune inhibitor InhA2, with translation MRRKAPFKVLSSLAIAAIIGCTSVMSAPLAYAETPAKEKENVSTTPIDYNLIQEDRLAEALKERGTINPASSKEETKKAVEQYIEKKQGDQANKEILPDAPSQETSDFTKKVKEKKMEEKENVKKTEKNINLEQKPEPNKKQLNGQVPTSKAKQAPYKGSVRSDKVLVLLVEFSDYKHNNIDQTPGYMYSKDFSREHYQKMLFGKEPYTLFDGSKVKTFKQYYEEQSGGSYTTDGYVTEWLTVPGKASDYGADGSSGHDNKGPKGARDLVKEALHAAAEKGLDLSQFDQFDRYDTNGDGNQNEPDGVIDHLMVIHAGVGQEAGGGKLGDDAIWSHRSKLAVDPVAIEGTKSKVDYFGGKVAAHDYTIEPEDGAVGVFAHEFGHDLGLPDEYDTKYTGNGSPVEAWSLMSGGSWTGKIAGTEPTSFSPQNKDFLQKNMGGNWAKILEVDYDKIKSGVGVPTYIDQSVTKSNRPGVVRVNLPGKSVETIKPAFGKHAYYSTRGDDMHTTLETPFFDLTKGTNTKFDYKANYELEAECDFVEVHAVTEDGTKTLIDRLGEKVVQGDKDTTDGKWIDKSYDLSQFKGKKVKLQFDYITDPAVTYKGFAMDDVNVTVDGQVVFSDDAEGQSKMNLNGFVVSDGTEKKAHYYYLEWRNYAGSDNGLKAGKGPVYNTGLVVWYADDSFKDNWVGVHPGEGFLGVVDSHPEALVGNLNGKPAYGNTGMQIADAAFSFDKTPAWSVNSLTRGQFNYSGLQGVTTFDDSKVYSNKQIVDSGRKVPNLGLKFQVVGQAEDKSAGAVWIKR, from the coding sequence ATGAGAAGAAAAGCCCCATTTAAAGTGTTGTCATCATTAGCAATTGCAGCAATTATCGGATGCACATCTGTAATGAGTGCGCCGTTAGCATATGCAGAAACGCCAGCAAAAGAGAAAGAGAATGTGTCTACAACGCCAATTGATTACAATTTAATTCAAGAAGATCGTTTAGCGGAAGCTTTGAAAGAAAGAGGAACAATTAATCCAGCATCTTCTAAAGAAGAGACGAAAAAGGCTGTCGAGCAATATATTGAAAAGAAACAAGGAGATCAGGCGAACAAAGAAATTCTTCCAGATGCTCCCTCACAAGAAACGTCTGATTTCACAAAAAAAGTAAAAGAGAAAAAGATGGAAGAAAAGGAAAATGTAAAAAAGACTGAAAAAAATATTAATCTTGAGCAAAAGCCAGAACCAAATAAAAAGCAATTGAATGGGCAAGTTCCAACTTCAAAAGCAAAGCAAGCGCCATATAAAGGATCTGTTCGATCAGATAAAGTATTAGTGCTACTCGTTGAATTTAGTGATTATAAACATAATAATATTGATCAAACACCAGGTTATATGTATTCGAAAGACTTTAGTAGAGAACATTATCAAAAGATGTTGTTTGGTAAGGAGCCTTATACATTATTTGATGGTTCAAAAGTAAAAACATTTAAACAATACTATGAAGAGCAGTCTGGTGGTAGTTATACGACAGACGGATATGTAACGGAGTGGCTAACAGTTCCAGGAAAAGCATCTGATTATGGAGCTGATGGTAGCAGTGGTCACGATAATAAAGGTCCGAAAGGTGCACGTGATTTAGTGAAAGAAGCTTTGCATGCAGCTGCTGAGAAAGGACTAGATTTATCTCAGTTTGATCAGTTTGATAGATATGATACAAACGGGGATGGGAATCAAAACGAACCTGACGGTGTAATTGATCATTTAATGGTAATCCATGCTGGTGTTGGTCAAGAAGCTGGTGGCGGTAAATTAGGTGATGATGCGATCTGGTCACATCGTTCAAAATTAGCAGTAGATCCAGTAGCGATTGAAGGTACAAAATCAAAGGTAGATTACTTTGGTGGAAAAGTAGCAGCACATGATTACACAATTGAACCAGAAGATGGAGCTGTAGGTGTGTTTGCGCATGAATTTGGACATGATCTTGGATTACCAGATGAATATGACACGAAATATACTGGAAATGGTTCACCTGTCGAAGCTTGGTCATTAATGAGTGGAGGTAGTTGGACAGGAAAAATCGCAGGAACGGAGCCGACAAGTTTTTCACCACAAAATAAAGACTTCTTACAAAAGAATATGGGTGGCAACTGGGCAAAAATATTAGAAGTAGATTACGATAAAATTAAGAGTGGTGTGGGAGTTCCTACATATATTGATCAAAGTGTTACGAAATCAAATCGTCCAGGCGTTGTACGTGTTAACTTACCAGGTAAAAGTGTTGAAACGATTAAACCGGCGTTTGGAAAGCATGCATATTATAGTACAAGAGGCGATGATATGCATACAACGTTAGAGACACCATTCTTTGACTTAACAAAAGGAACAAATACAAAATTCGATTATAAAGCAAATTATGAGTTAGAAGCAGAGTGCGATTTCGTCGAAGTACATGCAGTAACAGAAGATGGAACGAAAACATTAATTGATAGACTTGGAGAAAAAGTAGTCCAAGGAGATAAAGATACAACAGATGGGAAATGGATTGATAAATCATATGATTTAAGTCAATTTAAAGGCAAAAAAGTGAAACTACAATTCGACTATATTACAGATCCGGCTGTAACATATAAAGGTTTTGCGATGGACGATGTAAATGTAACTGTTGATGGACAAGTTGTATTTTCTGATGATGCAGAAGGACAGTCTAAAATGAATTTAAATGGTTTTGTTGTTTCTGATGGGACAGAGAAGAAAGCTCATTATTACTACTTAGAATGGAGAAACTATGCGGGATCAGATAATGGATTAAAAGCAGGAAAAGGTCCAGTGTATAATACAGGTCTTGTCGTTTGGTATGCAGATGATAGCTTTAAAGATAACTGGGTGGGGGTGCATCCAGGTGAAGGATTCCTTGGGGTTGTAGATTCTCATCCAGAAGCACTTGTTGGTAATCTGAACGGGAAACCAGCGTACGGTAATACGGGCATGCAAATTGCAGACGCTGCATTTTCATTTGATAAAACACCAGCATGGAGTGTAAATTCATTAACACGTGGCCAGTTTAACTATTCTGGATTACAAGGTGTTACAACTTTTGATGATTCAAAAGTATATAGTAACAAGCAAATTGTAGATTCAGGAAGAAAAGTTCCAAACCTTGGACTTAAATTCCAAGTTGTTGGACAGGCAGAAGATAAATCGGCAGGCGCTGTTTGGATTAAACGTTAA
- a CDS encoding MFS transporter: MKYFIYFIVIVAFLDTFSQLPIMSTFAQSLGGTPLIIGLVVGMYSFANMIGNIIAGAAVDKFGAKKILYISMGITSFIVLLYTVVQSGEQLLVVRFMHGFSDGFLIPAAFTFLSKQTNAKRQGKAMALSGAAVGTAAIVGPAFSGIMKATAGVEWVFITISILMALGTIVSLFFLPNNVSRKDTSRTQMMNKEDMIELLKSEPLLQAYIGAFTLMFSQGIVTYMLPVKVEALALKASTTGMMLSVFGITAILFFLLPTNRIYDRFNRSKLMLIGIAVMAFALSLLGLFATKGMLFIVMMIYGIGFAILFPSINALLVENTTDDNRGKAFGLFYAFFSLGVVAGSFTVGAIGASPSISFIIGTAFLLTFAGMIYVRSKVKKTMMG, from the coding sequence TTGAAATATTTTATTTACTTTATCGTTATCGTGGCATTTTTAGATACATTTTCACAATTACCTATTATGAGTACTTTCGCTCAAAGCCTTGGAGGAACTCCTCTTATTATCGGGCTAGTTGTCGGTATGTACTCATTCGCTAATATGATTGGTAATATTATTGCTGGAGCCGCTGTCGATAAATTTGGTGCAAAAAAAATCCTTTATATAAGCATGGGAATTACGAGTTTCATAGTCTTGTTATACACCGTTGTTCAAAGTGGTGAACAACTATTAGTTGTGCGCTTTATGCATGGATTTAGTGATGGCTTTTTAATTCCTGCTGCCTTTACATTTTTATCAAAACAAACAAATGCAAAAAGACAAGGAAAAGCAATGGCTCTATCTGGTGCTGCTGTTGGAACAGCGGCAATCGTAGGACCTGCTTTCAGCGGTATTATGAAAGCAACAGCTGGCGTAGAATGGGTCTTCATTACTATTTCTATTTTAATGGCTCTTGGTACAATCGTATCTCTATTCTTCTTACCAAATAACGTATCAAGAAAAGATACATCAAGAACGCAAATGATGAACAAAGAAGATATGATTGAACTGTTAAAATCAGAACCGTTATTACAAGCATATATTGGTGCTTTCACATTAATGTTTTCACAAGGAATTGTCACTTATATGTTACCAGTAAAAGTTGAGGCATTAGCGCTTAAAGCATCTACAACAGGCATGATGTTAAGTGTATTTGGTATTACTGCTATCCTCTTCTTCTTGCTTCCAACAAATCGTATTTACGATCGATTTAATCGTTCGAAACTAATGCTAATCGGGATTGCAGTTATGGCATTCGCATTATCTTTACTCGGATTATTTGCTACAAAAGGTATGCTCTTTATTGTAATGATGATTTATGGAATTGGATTCGCAATCCTCTTTCCGTCTATTAACGCTTTACTCGTTGAAAATACTACAGACGATAATCGCGGAAAGGCATTCGGATTATTTTATGCCTTCTTCTCATTAGGAGTTGTTGCTGGCTCCTTTACAGTCGGCGCAATCGGAGCATCACCTAGCATCAGCTTCATTATCGGGACAGCATTTTTATTAACATTTGCTGGGATGATTTATGTAAGAAGCAAAGTAAAAAAGACAATGATGGGATAA
- the bdhA gene encoding (R,R)-butanediol dehydrogenase — protein MKALLWHNQRDVRVEEVPEPTVKPGTVKIKVKWCGICGTDLHEYLAGPIFIPTEEHPLTHVKAPVILGHEFSGEVIEIGEGVTSHKVGDRVVVEPIYSCGKCEACKHGHYNVCEQLVFHGLGGEGGGFSEYTVVPEDMVHHIPDEMTYEQGALVEPAAVAVHAVRQSKLKEGEAVAVFGCGPIGLLVIQAAKAAGATPVIAVELSKERQELAKLAGADYVLNPATQDVLAEIRNLTNGLGVNVSFEVTGVEVVLRQAIESTSFEGQTVIVSVWEKDATITPNNLVLKEKEVIGILGYRHIFPAVIKLISSGQIQAEKLITKKITVDQVVEEGFEALVKDKTQVKILVSPK, from the coding sequence ATGAAAGCACTACTTTGGCATAATCAACGTGATGTACGAGTAGAAGAAGTACCAGAACCAACAGTAAAACCAGGAACAGTGAAAATCAAAGTTAAATGGTGTGGTATTTGTGGGACAGACTTGCATGAATATTTAGCAGGGCCTATTTTTATTCCAACAGAAGAACATCCATTAACACATGTGAAAGCACCTGTTATTTTAGGTCATGAGTTTAGTGGTGAGGTAATAGAGATTGGTGAAGGAGTTACATCTCATAAAGTGGGAGACCGTGTTGTTGTAGAACCAATTTATTCTTGTGGTAAATGTGAAGCTTGTAAACATGGACATTACAATGTTTGTGAACAACTTGTTTTCCACGGTCTTGGCGGAGAAGGCGGCGGTTTCTCTGAATATACAGTAGTACCAGAAGATATGGTTCATCACATTCCAGATGAAATGACGTATGAACAAGGTGCGCTTGTAGAACCAGCAGCAGTAGCAGTTCATGCAGTACGTCAAAGTAAATTAAAAGAAGGGGAAGCTGTAGCAGTATTTGGTTGCGGTCCAATTGGACTTCTTGTTATCCAAGCAGCTAAAGCAGCAGGAGCAACTCCTGTTATTGCAGTTGAGCTTTCTAAAGAACGTCAAGAGTTAGCGAAATTAGCAGGTGCAGATTATGTATTAAATCCAGCAACTCAAGATGTGCTAGCTGAAATTCGTAACTTAACAAATGGTTTAGGTGTAAATGTTAGCTTTGAAGTAACAGGTGTTGAAGTTGTATTACGCCAAGCGATTGAAAGTACAAGCTTCGAAGGACAAACTGTAATTGTTAGTGTATGGGAAAAAGACGCAACAATTACTCCGAATAATTTAGTATTAAAAGAAAAAGAAGTTATTGGTATTTTAGGATACCGTCACATCTTCCCAGCTGTTATTAAATTAATTAGCTCTGGTCAAATTCAAGCAGAGAAATTAATTACGAAAAAAATTACAGTGGATCAAGTTGTTGAAGAAGGATTTGAAGCACTTGTAAAAGATAAAACACAAGTGAAAATTCTTGTTTCACCTAAATAA